From the Lactobacillus sp. PV034 genome, the window AACCAAGAATATCAAAGGCTTATTTACAGCAGGTCAAATGAACGGAACTTCAGGTTATGAAGAAGCAGCTGGTCAAGGGTTAATTGCTGGAATTAATGCCGCCTTAAGTGCAGAAAATAAACCTGGTTTTACTTTAGATCGTGATGAAGCTTATATCGGTGTCTTGATTGATGATTTGGTTACTAAGGGAACTAATGAACCATATCGTTTGTTAACCTCACGTGCTGAATATAGATTACTCTTACGTAATGATAATGCTGACCTGCGTTTAACTGAAAAGGGTCATGATTTGGGCTTAATTGATGATGATCGTTATGAAAAATTTGTTGAAAAGCGTGCGGCAATTGAGGCTACTTTAAAGAAAATGCACCAAGTTAAGATTCATCCAACTGATGAAGTTCAAGAATATTTAGCAAGCATTAACCAAGATAAGTTAAATGCTGGTGTGACCGCTGCTGACTTTTTGAAGCGTCCAAGAGTTACTTTTGATGCAATTGAAAAGATTATTGGTGAACAACTTGCTGAAGACCGCTATGTCAAAGAACAAGTTGAAATTGCCCTTAAATATGAAGGCTACATCAAGAAAGAACAAAAGTTAGTTGAACGTCTCCACCGTTTAGAATCTAAGAAAATTCCTGAAGGAATTGATTATTCTGCAATTTCTAGTTTGGCAACTGAAGCTCGTCAAAAATTTGAAAAAATTCGTCCAGAATCAATTGCACAAGCTGAAAGAATTTCAGGAGTTAATCCAGCTGACTTAGCTATTTTAACAGCTTATATTCAACAAGGAAGAATAGCTAAATTACCAGGCTATCGTCCTGAAGATAAGAAAAATTAAGATAAATAACAATTTGAAAAGAGAGCAAGTAGAATTTAAATTTTACTTGCTCTTTTTTGTTGTAAACCAAATTTTTTCAAGCTAAAAGACGTCTTCATGATCAATTAATCACAACTAAAAATGGCGAGTTCCGGCAAAGTTTACCCGGATTAATTATAATAATTGTGAAAAAAATTATCTTTTAGTTGAAAAAATATTGCTATATCACAAATGCAAACGCTTTTACTTTGTGAATGAAAGTGCTTTAATAATGAGTGTAAAGAAAATGGAAATAAGGAGATGCTTTAAAATGGCAAAAATTAATAGTGCTGATGCTATGTTCCAAGTAATTTATGATTGGGGTATTGATCACATTTATGGTTTCCCTGGTGGTTCTTTTGATTCAGGGATGAATGCTATTCATGATTGGAAAGATAAGATTAAGTTTATTGAAGTTCGTCATGAAGAAGCTGGTGCTCTAGCAGCTTCAGCTGAATATAAATATACTGGTAAGCTTGCTGTCTGCTTTGGCTCAGCAGGTCCTGGTGCCGTTCACTTAATGAATGGTCTTTATGATGCAAAATACGATAAGGTGCCTATGGTAGCGATTGTTGCTAATGTGCCAATGAATCGTCAAGAAATAGATTTCTTCCAAGCCTTTGATGAAAAGCCGTGGTTTGAACCAGTAGCGGTTTGGAATCGTGAAGCTAAAACTAAGGAACAGCTTCCAGTATTAATGGATGAAGCTATTCGTCAAGCTTATGCTAAGAAGGGTCCTGCTGTAATTATTGTACCTAAGGACTTTGGTTGGGATAAAATTGAAGATAATTTCCGTGTAAATGCAAATGCTCACCGTGTAAATACACCAGATCCTAAGAAAGAATCAATTGAAGAAGCTGTTAAATTAATTAAAGAAGCTAAGAACCCAGTAGTTTACTTTGGTTTAGGTGCAAAACATGCACGCAAGGAATTAGAAGAATTTTCTGATAAGTTTAAGATGCCATTAATGTCATCTGTTCTTGGTAAAGGAATTGTGCCAGATGAGTTCCCAGCATATATGGGTTCAATTGGACGTGTTGCACCAAAGCCAAGTGATGATATTCAAACTCATGCTGATTTGGTTGTGTGGGTTGGTAATAACTCACCATTCTCACTTTTCTTCTTCAATCCAAATGCTAAAGTAATTCAAGTTGATACTGATTCAGAAAAATTAGGTAAACGTCACAAGGTCGATGTGCCAATTTTAGCTGATGCAAAGAAGACTTTAAGAGCTTTGATTGAAGGTGGGGATGAAAGAGAAGAATCACCACTTTACAAAGCTGCCTTAGCTGACCGTAAGAACTGGAATGAATGGCAAGATAGCTTTAAAGATTCTGATCAAATGCCAGTAAGACCTGAACCAATCTTTGATATTATTAACAAATATGCTGATGATGATGCTATTTTTGCTATTGATGTTGGTAATGTAAATATCGATTTTGATCGTTTAATGAACTTGCATGATAAACAAAAGTGGGCAACTTCTGGTTTGTATGCAACAATGGGATTTGGTTCTCCAGCTTCTTTAGCCGCAGCTACTGCCTATCCTGATCGTGAAGTATGGCAATTAGCTGGTGATGGTGGTTTTGCCATGATGAACCAAGAATTGCTTACCCAAGCTCGTTACAACATGCATGTTTTGAACATCGTATTTACTAATGAAACTTTGGGTTACATTCAAGCTGAACAAGAAGATGAATCTCACCAACCATTATCAGGTGTCTTACTTCCAGACAATGACTGGGCAAAAGCTGCTGAAGGTATGAATGTTAAGGGTATAACTGTTCGTACTAAGAAAGAATTCGAAGATGCAGTTAAGAAATTTAAGAAGATGGATGGACCAATGTTAATTGACATTAAGTTCACTCACAATATGCCTTACTCAACTGAATTGAATGATTTAGATAATCCAGAATTCGTTCAAAAGTATCAAGCTCAAGCTTTGAAGCCATTTAGCTACTTTGCTGAAAAGTATGGCGTAGATCTTGATGCTGAAACTGGTGCTTCTGAACATGATGATAAAGATGAAAAAGAAGAATCTGTTGATACTTCAAGCGGTGCCTCAAGACACTAAGAATAAATAGTTAAAAAATATTGATTTAAAAAGTCTGTCTCTTGAATTGAGACAGGCTTTTTATTATGATTTATTAATAACTAAAAGTAAGTAAAAAGTTAATAAATTTTAAGAAAAAAACGGTTATACTATATAACTAGAGATATTAAGATTATGGAGGCGCAATTATGCAACAATTTGGTGTTATTGGTCTTTCAGTTATGGGAAAGAACCTAGCTCTTAATGCAAAGAATCATGGCTTTTCTGTCGCAGGCTATTCAATTGATAAGCCTGAAGTTGATGCTTTAGCAAAATATGAAGATAAAGACCTTAAACCTACTTATACTTTAGAAGACTTTGTAAATTCTTTAGAACGTCCACGCAAAATTTTAGTACAAATTATGGCAGGCGCACCAGTTGATGAAGTTATTCAAAGACTTATTCCTTTGCTTGATAAGGGTGACATTATCATTGATGGGGGTAACTCTAATTTCCACGATACTGTTCGTCGTTCACGTGAATTAGAATCAAAGGGAATTCACTTTATCGGTATGGGTGTATCTGGTGGTGAAGAAGGTGCTCTTAACGGTCCAGCTTTAATGCCAGGTGGAGATGAAGAAGCTTATAAAGAAGTAGCTCCTATTTTGGAAGCAATGGCTGCCAAAACTCCAACTGGCCAAGCTTGTGTTGGTTACATTGGGCCTGAAGGTAGTGGACACTATGTCAAGATGGTTCACAATGGTATTGAATATGGTATTATGCAAATCATTGTTGAAGTGTATGACATCTTGCGTACCATTGGTAAATACTCAAATGAAGAAATGAGTGATATTTTTGCCAAGTGGGATGAAAGTGCTCTTAAGAGTTACTTGATTGAAATTACTGCTAAAGTTTTGAAACAAAAAGATGATTTAACTTCCGGCTATGTAGTTGATCACATTTTAAATGAAGCATCTTACAAGGGAACTGGTAACTGGATGCTCGAAGATGCAATTAAATTGGGTGTTCCAATTACTGTAATTGCTGAAGCTGTTATGGCGCGTTTCATGTCAAAAGCAACTTTTAGAGATGATCCTGAACTAGCTACTGTTCCTGAAAAGGCACCTAAGGATTTAGTTGAAAAGTTGGGCAAAGCTCTTTACTTAGCTACCGCTGTTTCTTATGCTCAAGGTTTTGAACAAATGACTGCAGCTGCTAAGACTTACAGTTGGGGCCTTCACTACGATACAATTGCTCAAAACTGGGAAGCTGGATGTATCATTCGTTCAGAAATGTTACAAGATATTAAGTCTGCTTACCGTGCTGACGAAAACTTGCAAAATCTCTTTAAAGCTCCATTCTTTGATAAAGTGAAGAAGGAAGATATTGGTGCTTTACGTGATATCATCAAATTAGCTACTGATGCTGGCATTCCAACCCCAACTTTAAGTGCAGCGTTGAATTACTTAGAATCAATTTTCAATCCAAACTTGCCACAAAACTTACTTCAAGCACAACGTGATTACTTTGGTGCTCATACTTACCAAAGAAATGATCGTCCAGGTACTTTCCATACTGAATGGTATGAAGAAAAATAATTATTTCACACGAAACAATGAAAAACTCATAATGAGATAGAGTCTGAATTTAGGATATATCATTTA encodes:
- the spxB gene encoding pyruvate oxidase, yielding MAKINSADAMFQVIYDWGIDHIYGFPGGSFDSGMNAIHDWKDKIKFIEVRHEEAGALAASAEYKYTGKLAVCFGSAGPGAVHLMNGLYDAKYDKVPMVAIVANVPMNRQEIDFFQAFDEKPWFEPVAVWNREAKTKEQLPVLMDEAIRQAYAKKGPAVIIVPKDFGWDKIEDNFRVNANAHRVNTPDPKKESIEEAVKLIKEAKNPVVYFGLGAKHARKELEEFSDKFKMPLMSSVLGKGIVPDEFPAYMGSIGRVAPKPSDDIQTHADLVVWVGNNSPFSLFFFNPNAKVIQVDTDSEKLGKRHKVDVPILADAKKTLRALIEGGDEREESPLYKAALADRKNWNEWQDSFKDSDQMPVRPEPIFDIINKYADDDAIFAIDVGNVNIDFDRLMNLHDKQKWATSGLYATMGFGSPASLAAATAYPDREVWQLAGDGGFAMMNQELLTQARYNMHVLNIVFTNETLGYIQAEQEDESHQPLSGVLLPDNDWAKAAEGMNVKGITVRTKKEFEDAVKKFKKMDGPMLIDIKFTHNMPYSTELNDLDNPEFVQKYQAQALKPFSYFAEKYGVDLDAETGASEHDDKDEKEESVDTSSGASRH
- the gndA gene encoding NADP-dependent phosphogluconate dehydrogenase; amino-acid sequence: MQQFGVIGLSVMGKNLALNAKNHGFSVAGYSIDKPEVDALAKYEDKDLKPTYTLEDFVNSLERPRKILVQIMAGAPVDEVIQRLIPLLDKGDIIIDGGNSNFHDTVRRSRELESKGIHFIGMGVSGGEEGALNGPALMPGGDEEAYKEVAPILEAMAAKTPTGQACVGYIGPEGSGHYVKMVHNGIEYGIMQIIVEVYDILRTIGKYSNEEMSDIFAKWDESALKSYLIEITAKVLKQKDDLTSGYVVDHILNEASYKGTGNWMLEDAIKLGVPITVIAEAVMARFMSKATFRDDPELATVPEKAPKDLVEKLGKALYLATAVSYAQGFEQMTAAAKTYSWGLHYDTIAQNWEAGCIIRSEMLQDIKSAYRADENLQNLFKAPFFDKVKKEDIGALRDIIKLATDAGIPTPTLSAALNYLESIFNPNLPQNLLQAQRDYFGAHTYQRNDRPGTFHTEWYEEK